One Glandiceps talaboti chromosome 2, keGlaTala1.1, whole genome shotgun sequence genomic region harbors:
- the LOC144453674 gene encoding tetratricopeptide repeat protein 22-like: MLLYDGKKLINDGDPVLRNCLWQLKISHFFDNPEKCFEAVCNLQNAANPWRVLAKFGKYMGLGNRRYCEGLSITNKSLTLNPDPLTNWFAYETRAMIHLGLYREEIRRSRRGLDDKDMLLLAERDLRSCLEVRSFDPWILGAMAEVQLFLGTSPFSSGELGDFPDRLQDRNRVHQAIKLFLDMEQAGRVHPADYKLFGDCYRFLANYSLAADVYEKGINISSSHFHDFGCTRQFIVCLFDLLNQKSGDQQGEQQIVDRICETIRRLKFTSRIGEVVRKISRKFRSEYDHVNRQFITRHGMDIDQFIQQVSDQTNTAVS; this comes from the coding sequence ATGTTGTTGTATGACGGAAAGAAGTTGATAAACGATGGTGATCCTGTGTTGAGGAATTGTCTGTGGCAGTTGAAGATATCTCACTTTTTCGATAACCCTGAGAAATGTTTCGAGGCTGTGTGTAATCTCCAAAATGCAGCAAACCCATGGAGAGTATTGGCCAAATTTGGTAAATACATGGGACTGGGGAACAGACGGTACTGTGAAGGTTTATCTATTACTAACAAGTCTCTGACGTTAAACCCTGACCCGTTAACAAATTGGTTTGCTTACGAAACGCGAGCCATGATACATTTGGGGTTGTATAGAGAAGAAATACGCCGCTCTCGCCGTGGCCTTGATGATAAGGACATGCTCTTGCTGGCAGAACGTGATCTTCGCTCATGCCTCGAAGTTAGATCTTTCGATCCTTGGATTCTTGGAGCAATGGCCGAGGTCCAACTATTCCTCGGCACCTCTCCCTTTTCATCGGGTGAACTTGGTGACTTTCCAGACCGCTTACAGGATAGAAACCGCGTACATCAAGCCATCAAACTTTTTTTGGATATGGAACAGGCAGGACGTGTACATCCGGCGGATTATAAATTGTTCGGCGACTGTTACAGGTTCTTGGCTAACTATAGTTTAGCTGCCGACGTTTACGAAAAAGGTATAAACATTTCCTCCTctcattttcatgattttggaTGTACTAGACAATTCATCGTCTGTTTGTTTGACCTGCTAAACCAGAAAAGCGGAGACCAGCAAGGCGAACAACAGATCGTCGACAGGATCTGTGAGACAATTCGTCGACTAAAATTCACCAGTAGAATTGGTGAAGTTGTGCGAAAGATCTCTAGAAAATTCAGAAGTGAATACGACCACGTCAACAGACAGTTCATCACTAGACATGGAATGGACATTGACCAGTTCATTCAGCAAGTGAGTGATCAGACCAACACTGCAGTGAGTTGA